Genomic segment of Prosthecobacter debontii:
TCCTCTACCATACCGCCAGCCAAGCTGGATGCCGGGATCAGTCCCGGCTACGCCATGCTCTGGATGAGGCTACGGATAAGCGGCAGCCCCTGATCGATGCCGTGCTGGATGCCAATGTGGTGGACGAAGAATCCTTCTTTTCCCAACTGGCCCATGCTCTGAATATCCCTTTTGCCAAAGACGATTCGGAAGCCCAGGAAGGGCTGCACAACCGATTCCCGGCCAAACTCGCCCTCCGTCATCGCATTTTTCCGACCCACGTCAGCGCAGTCGAAGCCACGGTTTTGACTTACAACCCCTTCGATCTCAGTGCCCGCCAAGCGGTCGGGCAGGAACTGCAAAAGCGAGTTCATTGGCAGATCGCCAGCCGCCACCGTATCCTGGAAGCGTTACATCAAGGCTACGGCGTCGGTGCCGAGAACTTTGAGGAACTGCTCGAAGGTCGCGAAGGCAACGACGCTGACGATGACATGAAGCAGGAGGTCAATGTCCTGGACGAAGCCGATGAAGAGGCGACTGTCATGAACTTCGTGAACCAGATCTTCCGAGAAGGTCTGAAGGAACGCGCCACCGACATTCACGTGGAGCCTCTGGAGCGTGATTTGCGCATTCGTTACCGGGTGGATGGCAAACTGATCGAAGTGCCCGTGCCTCCTAACATGCGATTACTCCAAGCCTCTCTGGTCTCGCGCCTGAAGATCATGGCGCACTTGGACATCGCGGAGCGCCGCCTGCCTCAGGATGGACGCATTAACCTGGAGCTGGATGGCGAGCCGATCGACGTGCGTGTCGCCACCATTCCTAGCGTCAATGGTGAGTCCGTCGCCTTACGTTTGCTCACTCGCAAAAAGTTCGACATGTCCGCCATCGGGCTGGACGCCGAAACGGAGGCCAAGTTCCGCAAACTCATCGCCTCACCGAACGGCATCATTCTCATCACAGGCCCTACTGGATCGGGTAAAAGCACCACGCTCTACACCCTGCTCAAGGAACTCAATACGAAGGACCGCCGTATCGTTACCATTGAAGATCCGGTGGAAAACAAGCTGGACGGCATCATCCAGATTGCCGTCAAACCCGAGATTGATCTCACCTTCGCCGCCGGGCTGCGCAGCATTCTCCGTGGCGACCCCAACGTCATCATGGTGGGGGAAATGCGCGACCAGGAAACGGTGGAAATCGCCATTCGCGGCGCCCTCACGGGTCACTTGGTGTTCTCCACCCTGCATACCAACGATGCGGTGGGCGGTATCTCTCGCTTGCTCGACATGGGCATCGAGCCCTTCATGGTTTCCTCCTCGGTTCGGGCCTTCCAAGCACAGCGCCTCGTCCGCACCCTGTGCCCTCACTGCAAGGCCCCAGCTCACCATGAAGACAGCTATCTGCGCGCCTGTGGTTTCCCCATGGAGTGGCGGGATAAACTCTTCACTCCGGTGGGATGCCGTGCCTGCCGCAATACCGGCTTCACTGGACGTCTGGCCATCATGGAGATCTGCATGATGACCGAGGCTCTTCAGGAGAAGATCAATCTCCGAGCAACGACCATGGAACTTAAAGTCCAAGCTCTCAAAGACGGCATGGTGCCGATGCGCCAGTATGGCTTTAAGAAAGCGGCTCAAGGCATCACCACACTGGAAGAAGTGATGACCGTCACAGCGGCGAGTGAATGACATCTCAAGCACGATTGCGTTCCCCGTTGCAAAGACTATTCTGCACTATGACTCTGTCTTCAAATCCACCTGTTGATTTGCCCATCGAACAGCTCACTGTTGCCCAAAAATGGGAACTTTTTCAAGCGTTGTGGATTGATCTGGATGTCGATGCCGAAACACAAGGAGAAGTTCCGTCTTGGCATTTAGAACTCCTCGCTGAGCGGGAGCAACGTCTCGCATCGGGTGAAGCCAAACTCTTACCTCTGGAAGACTTTCTGGAAGAGATGCGCAAGACCATGCCATGAAGGTTTTAGTCACAAGCGATGCGCTGGGAGACTTACAACAGAGTTATGCTTTCTACGAACGGCAAGAGAAAGGTTTGGGGACCTATTTTCGTCAATGTATAACCAAAGATTTGACTGATCTGCAAATGACGGCGGGAATTCATAGTGCCATCTGCGGTTATCTCCATGTGAACTCAGTGAAGTTTAACTCCATTATCTATTACCGTGTCGAAAAGCATATCGCTGTGGTCAAAGCGATCGTCGATGGGCGAATTGCTCCCGAAAAGCGTGACCGCATCCTCAAACGTCGGATCTGACTTTATTTAGCTGTCCTATGCCCTCTTTCTCCTACACCGCGCTGAATGCTTCTGGCCAGACCATCACTGGCAGCCTCGCCGTTGGGTCCAAAGCTGAGGTGTTTCGTAAGCTGGAAGCGCAGGCTTTAACCCCCATCAAAGTGGCGGAGGAAGCCAAGTCCGCACAAGCCAGTGCGGCAGCCGCCGCTAAGCTGGAGGACAATCAACCCGTGCGGCTGAAGCGAGCCCAAATCATCCTGTTCACGGAAGAGCTCGCCGACATGTTGGATGGGGGGTTGCAGATTGATCAAGCCTTGCGGGTGATCGCTGAACGCCAGGAGGATGTCGCTCTCCGTCGTGTCTCCACCATTCTTCGAGACCAGCTCCGCGAAGGCTCCACCGTGGCCAAGGCTTTGAAAAAAGCCTCCCCAAGTTTTGACGACCTTTACTGCAATCTCGTCGCCGCGGGAGAGGTCAGCGGCTCCCTCTCGGAGATCTTGCGTCGTCTCGCCCAGAACCTCGCCGTCATGGCCGAGCTCCAAGCCAAGGTCACCTCGGCGATGATCTACCCGGCGTTCCTCGTCAGCGCCTGCGTCGTTCTGATGATCGTCTTCATGACGGTCATGGTGCCTCAAATCACGGATCTCCTGGCTAAAAGTGGGCAAAAACTGCCCTTCGCCACCCAGATGCTCATCAGCTTCAATACCTTCCTGGCTCAATGGTGGTGGGTGATCCTGGCCGTGCTGATTATTACCGGACTATCTTTCAAAGCCTACATCGCCACGCCCAGGGGCCTGATGTGGTGGCATGAGACGAAACTGAAGCTTCCTCTTTTTGGCCCCGTCATCGCGACCCGCTTTTATGCGCAATTTGCCCACTCCATGGGCAGCCTTGTCGGCAACGGCGTGCCATTGCTCAATAGCATTCGCCTCGTCTCCAAAATCTCCGCCAATGTGTTTATCCAGTCCCTCCTAGCCAAAGTCACGGGCTTAGTGGCGGAGGGGGGAGCCCTCTCCAGCTCCCTCAAGAAAGTGTCCCATTTCCCGCTGATGCTGGTGGATATGATCGCTGTCGGCGAGCAGACCGGCATGCTAGGTAAATCTCTGGAAAAATGCGCGACCCGGTATGACAAGGAATTGGATAAACGCATCAAGCGCATGACAGCCCTGATCTCCCCCATCATCATCGTCTTCATGGCCATCATCGTCGGCGTTGTGGCCTACTCCATCATTTCGGCCGTCTTCCAATCCGTCAATGGCATCAAGAGCCGCGCGTAAACGTACTGCATTTTACTTCCGCTTCACTTCATCCTGCAAATCTTGTTAATGTCGTCGAATTCCTTCGTTATCGCGATCACACCATGAAAATCCCAAACCGTCTCCAACGCCTCCCGCGTCAAGCCTTCACCCTCATCGAGATCGTGATCGTGCTCACGATCATTTCCATTCTCGCAGCAGGCTCCATTTACATGCTGAAAGGCAACGTGGATGTCGCCAAAGAAACCCGTGTGGATGGTGACCTGCAAAACATCATGACCCAGCTTCAGCTTTATGAAGCCCGCAACATGCGCCCCCCGACCACCGAACAAGGCCTGAAAGCCCTGGTGGAAAAACCCACCACTGAACCCCTGCCTGAGAAGTGGACCGCTCTCATGGAGGAAGTGCCCAAGGATCCTTGGGGCCAGGAATACAAGTATCGTTACCCAGCTCAAAAGTCCAAAAAACCCTTCGACGTCTGGTCCGTGGGTAAAGACGGTGTCGATGGCAATGAAGACGACATCGGCAACTGGAAGGCTGGGGCGAAGTAGTGCCTTCAAACAAGAAGTGAGGTCAACTTGGCCTCACTTCTGAGAGCGCCG
This window contains:
- a CDS encoding GspE/PulE family protein yields the protein MAPLSLSDVLYHTASQAGCRDQSRLRHALDEATDKRQPLIDAVLDANVVDEESFFSQLAHALNIPFAKDDSEAQEGLHNRFPAKLALRHRIFPTHVSAVEATVLTYNPFDLSARQAVGQELQKRVHWQIASRHRILEALHQGYGVGAENFEELLEGREGNDADDDMKQEVNVLDEADEEATVMNFVNQIFREGLKERATDIHVEPLERDLRIRYRVDGKLIEVPVPPNMRLLQASLVSRLKIMAHLDIAERRLPQDGRINLELDGEPIDVRVATIPSVNGESVALRLLTRKKFDMSAIGLDAETEAKFRKLIASPNGIILITGPTGSGKSTTLYTLLKELNTKDRRIVTIEDPVENKLDGIIQIAVKPEIDLTFAAGLRSILRGDPNVIMVGEMRDQETVEIAIRGALTGHLVFSTLHTNDAVGGISRLLDMGIEPFMVSSSVRAFQAQRLVRTLCPHCKAPAHHEDSYLRACGFPMEWRDKLFTPVGCRACRNTGFTGRLAIMEICMMTEALQEKINLRATTMELKVQALKDGMVPMRQYGFKKAAQGITTLEEVMTVTAASE
- a CDS encoding addiction module protein yields the protein MTSQARLRSPLQRLFCTMTLSSNPPVDLPIEQLTVAQKWELFQALWIDLDVDAETQGEVPSWHLELLAEREQRLASGEAKLLPLEDFLEEMRKTMP
- a CDS encoding type II secretion system F family protein; protein product: MPSFSYTALNASGQTITGSLAVGSKAEVFRKLEAQALTPIKVAEEAKSAQASAAAAAKLEDNQPVRLKRAQIILFTEELADMLDGGLQIDQALRVIAERQEDVALRRVSTILRDQLREGSTVAKALKKASPSFDDLYCNLVAAGEVSGSLSEILRRLAQNLAVMAELQAKVTSAMIYPAFLVSACVVLMIVFMTVMVPQITDLLAKSGQKLPFATQMLISFNTFLAQWWWVILAVLIITGLSFKAYIATPRGLMWWHETKLKLPLFGPVIATRFYAQFAHSMGSLVGNGVPLLNSIRLVSKISANVFIQSLLAKVTGLVAEGGALSSSLKKVSHFPLMLVDMIAVGEQTGMLGKSLEKCATRYDKELDKRIKRMTALISPIIIVFMAIIVGVVAYSIISAVFQSVNGIKSRA
- the gspG gene encoding type II secretion system major pseudopilin GspG, translating into MKIPNRLQRLPRQAFTLIEIVIVLTIISILAAGSIYMLKGNVDVAKETRVDGDLQNIMTQLQLYEARNMRPPTTEQGLKALVEKPTTEPLPEKWTALMEEVPKDPWGQEYKYRYPAQKSKKPFDVWSVGKDGVDGNEDDIGNWKAGAK